From the Nymphalis io chromosome 1, ilAglIoxx1.1, whole genome shotgun sequence genome, one window contains:
- the LOC126772652 gene encoding uncharacterized protein LOC126772652, whose amino-acid sequence MQLLHEQTSILTVKDIGNMNTSLKDTSSHNIEVKEKRSSNTSIFVMNPVASGDNMQIDLNSAQKIKDEVPVMPQLVPCCEGKELQINEDLVRTGLSAISVKHDGVVQCLSMSCACERMQVLPGLVKHRNSFRSLHRPDLKRVPYLRRMTPDELESLFRGYADIPTRSKKRDTSKEPFMVLPPDEDDRSRKVRDKTNLEEGGNLHPIPETRSCADDVPAGMRLHGARARLYTSVLAGAKAGDQLDNTSTNDDCITPILVDPIPEDEIPLYEELQIILPPRCDDVNAGSSHSGSEKKTYK is encoded by the exons ATGCAACTATTACACGAACAGACGTCTATTTTGACCGTTAAAGATATTGGCAACATGAATACATCCTTGAAAGATACGTCCTCACATAATATCGAAGTGAAGGAAAAGCGGTCGTCAAATACATCTATCTTTGTGATGAATCCAGTTGCGAGCGGGGATAATATGCAGATAGATTTAAATAGCGCACAAAAGATAAAAGATGAGGTACCCGTGATGCCGCAGCTTGTGCCGTGTTGTGAGGGAAAAGAGTTGcag ATTAACGAAGATTTGGTTCGTACTGGTCTATCAGCTATTTCAGTTAAACATGACGGCGTGGTCCAATGTTTGAGTATGTCTTGTGCGTGCGAAAGGATGCAAGTGCTCCCGGGGCTTGTTAAG CACAGAAACTCATTCCGATCACTTCACCGGCCCGACCTAAAGCGTGTACCGTATCTCCGACGTATGACACCGGATGAACTCGAGTCATTGTTTCGCGGCTACGCGGATATCCCAACGCGTAGCAAGAAGAGag ATACCTCAAAAGAACCTTTCATGGTATTACCTCCCGATGAAGATGATCGATCAAGAAAAGTTCGAGATAAAACCAATTTAGAAgaag GAGGTAATCTACATCCAATACCAGAGACAAGATCATGCGCGGATGATGTACCGGCTGGTATGAGACTCCATGGAGCGCGTGCGAGACTGTATACCTCCGTCCTAGCTGGAGCCAAGGCTGGTGATCAACTGGA CAATACATCGACAAACGATGACTGCATAACACCCATTTTAGTTGATCCCATACCCGAGGACGAAATTCCACTCTATGAAGAACTACAAATTATACTACCACCTCGCTGCGATGACGTCAATGCAGGATCTTCTCACAGCggttcagaaaaaaaaacatacaaatga